GCCCCGCCCCTCATTTCGATTTTCATTTCATTCGCGaccgagttgtctctaaaataactcAGAAGAGACTTCTTTTGCTTTtgcacaatcataattattgtgcttgCAAAAACTGAAACAAACAGTTTTTGCTTAGTACTGGCATTGTATGAATGTGTGTAGTCTATATAAAAACTGATTTGTTGTGTGGACCTTTctattgcgcatgtgcaatggTTGTCACACGCGGCTCATTCTTGAGACCAAGGGCAAGGCTGTGTGCAACAGTGTCGAGTGCAAAAGTGAAGTGCAAAACAGTGCCGAGTGCAAAAGTGCCCTCGGTACAATTTGCACACGGCCACCGTCGTGTGGAAAACTGTGCACTTTATATAAAGCAACCAAGTCAGTGCACATCATTCAGCAACGATTCCAGCAGCAGAAAACAAGAAGAACTCGAACCAACTCTCAACAATCTCTCAAGAACTCTCAATAATCAGAAATGGCGGACAAACCAACTACAGCTGGACCCTGCAAGTGCAGTAAGTCTGTGACTGGACTGCATATATTATCAGTTTCATGAGTTTTCATGGCTCATAGTAAAAGCACGTGCTTTATAGTTATATTTCCTCCCTACACAGGCAACTGTAACTGTGGCCCTGACTGTCAGTGTGGTGACAAGTGTACTGGTGGAGAGAGTGGCTgttgcctctgtgtgtgtaagggaTGTGCTGGTGCAGACTGCAAGTGTGGACCCAACTGCAAATGCCCCAAGAAAGGCATTGATTGCTGTGTAGCTGGACCTTGCAAACGCGGTAAGTTTATTTTATCATTTGGAATTTTGTGGCTGCCTCGTTGTCGATGTGTGTGATTATGGCCTGTGTTTTCACTACCACTAGATGAGACTTTTGTACCTAATCTTGTTATTTCTCTCCTATAGCTGACTGCAAGTGCCCTGACTGCCAGTGTGGAGACAAGTGTGATGGAAATTGCTGCCCTTGTGTGTGTAAGGGATGTGCTGGTGCAGACTGCAAGTGTGGACCCAACTGCAAATGCCCCAAGAAAGGTATCGATTGCTGTGTAGCTGGACCTTGCAAACGCGGTAAGTTTATTTTATCATTTGGAATTTTGTGGCTGCCTCGTTGTCAATGTGTGTGATTATGGCCTGTGTTTTCACTACCACTAGATGAGACTTTTGTACCTAATCTTGTTATTTCTCTCCTATAGCTGACTGCAAGTGCCCTGACTGCCAGTGTGGAGACAAGTGTGATGGAAATTGCTGCCCTTGTGTGTGTAAGGGATGTGCTGGTGCAGACTGCAAGTGTGGACCCAACTGCAAATGCCCCAAGAAAGGTATCGATTGCTGTGTAGCTGGACCTTGCAAACGCGGTAAGTTTATTTTATCATTTGGAATTTTGTGGCTGCCTCGTTGTCGATGTGTGTGATTATGGCCTGTGTTTTCACTACCACTAGATGAGACTTTTGTACCTAATCTTGTTATTTCTCTCCTATAGCTGACTGCAAGTGCCCTGACTGCCAGTGTGGAGACAAGTGTGATGGAAATTGTTGCCCTTGTGTGTGTAAGGGATGTGCTGGTGCAGACTGCAAGTGTGGACCCAACTGCAAATGCCCCAAGAAAGGCATTGATTGCTGTGTAGCTGGACCTTGCAAACGTAGTAAGTTTATTTTATCATTCGGAATTTTTTGGCTGCCTCGTTGTCGATGTGTGTGATTATGGCCTGTGTTTTCACTACCACTAGACAAGACTTTTGTACCTAATCTTGTTATTTCTCTCCTATAGCTGACTGCAAGTGCCCTGACTGCCAGTGTGGAGACAAGTGTGATGGAAATTGCTGTCcttgtgtgtgtaaggggTGTGCTGGTGCAGACTGCAAGTGTGGACCTGACTGCAAATGCCCCAAGAAAGGCATTGATTGCTGCGTCCCAAAATGAACTTAACTATAACCGGACTGCTTTGACTATAGTATAGTGATCACTATTTAGAATCTGAGCTTATTGTTTGCTTGTCAGTACAGTTAAGTTACAATGCAATTCAAcgatgacataattataatggtactatacatgtagctagcggGGGTGAGACATTTAACATCTGTGGTtgttgctcaaccacgaaatGTTGGGGGGAAAAGTGGGCGTGGGGATGAGTCTTCTCTAGTATAGTAAGAAACAGTGCAGTGGTCCATGGTGGCCTGGTAGaagtgctagctagctagctttcgGAATACAATCAGCACAAAAATGAGTGGTAAGAAAACTTACCCATAGTAGAATAGCTAAGATTCAAAACACGGTACTGAATGatccattattaatttttatattttAATTCATAGAGTTGACAGTACGGAACCTGACGATAGAGCTGAAGTCTCTGACAGACCCAATTCAACTTGGTATTGGACTGGGATTCGCCGAGCATGAGATGGAGATCATACGAAAAGACAACCCATTAGGTACACACGAGAGGGAGAGAGCTAGAGGGAGGGAACGTTGCTCGTGTACCAATCAATCATGCACACACGTCTGAATCTAGCCTCgtttccaggccgattttttcaAACAGGGGAAAATAGTTGGCGACCTattagagacaactcggcctggggaCAAGGCTAGTCTGAATATGAAGTTACAAATCGTACAAATTTGTAGATAAGTATTTACTCCTTTAGCGGTTATACACGTAGATTGTACAGTACAAGACTTGTAACAATAATGAATATATATATTCTTATTCCCTGCAGATGTGAATAAACAGAAGTATGCATTGTTCAGTAAGATCTCCAACAACTACCGTGCAATGGGCATCACCTGGGAAAAGATAGCGGACTGTCTGCGTGAGTTTGTCAATCACAAAGACCTGGCTCTGCAG
This region of Halichondria panicea chromosome 12, odHalPani1.1, whole genome shotgun sequence genomic DNA includes:
- the LOC135345038 gene encoding uncharacterized protein LOC135345038 is translated as MADKPTTAGPCKCSNCNCGPDCQCGDKCTGGESGCCLCVCKGCAGADCKCGPNCKCPKKGIDCCVAGPCKRADCKCPDCQCGDKCDGNCCPCVCKGCAGADCKCGPNCKCPKKGIDCCVAGPCKRADCKCPDCQCGDKCDGNCCPCVCKGCAGADCKCGPNCKCPKKGIDCCVAGPCKRADCKCPDCQCGDKCDGNCCPCVCKGCAGADCKCGPNCKCPKKGIDCCVAGPCKRTDCKCPDCQCGDKCDGNCCPCVCKGCAGADCKCGPDCKCPKKGIDCCVPK